The genomic window GGTGATGGTCACGCACGAGCGGGCGCTGGCAGAGCGTTACGCGCAACGCATGATCTTTCTGGCGGACGGAAAACTGGTCGATGATCGTATGAACGGCGATCGGACTAATGACGACCGGCCAAATACGAGGGATCTGCCGGGAGGTCTGTCGTGAAACTTCCCGATCTGGCAGAACTCGCCTTGCGGAATCTGCGCGAGTCGCTGTTGCGAAACTCGCTGACCACAGTCGGAATCTCGGTGGGCGTGGCCTCGCTGGTGGCGATGCTCTCGCTGGGAATCGGGCTGCAACAGTTGTTTTCGCGGCGGCTGGCGAAATCGGGCTTATTTGATACTGTTCTGGTCACATCTCACCGCGATTTGCGCGGGATGGGGCGCGAAGATGAACGCAATGCGCCGGCGCCGGGCGAAAGCCGCGTGCTGGACGAACCTGCGCGGCAGGAAATCGAGCGACTGCCAAATGTCGTCGAGGCGTATCCGGATATTCGTTTCATCACCGAACTGCGATTCGACGACAAGCCTCATCTGACCATGATCTCAGCCCTGCCCGACTCGGCAAAATCCAATGATGCGTTCGATGGCATGCAGGGCAGCTTTTTCTCTTCGGACACCGCTCCAGAAGTGATCCTGCAAAAATCGTTCGCCGAGGAGTTACTGGGAAAGACTCCGGCGCGCGGAGCGGATGAGCCGAATGTCGCCGAGCTGGCGAAGCCTTTGCTCGGCAAAGAATTGATCATGCGGTACGCGCAGCGCGATGCCAGCCCCGCAGCGGCTCCCGCGCCCAGCACCGATACGGCAAAGTTCGCCGACAGCAGTCTGGCGGCAGCCGCATATTCCGTGGTTTCGCGAGAGCAGAAACTTAAAATTGTCGGCGTCGCCGATCTCGATCTGGAAAGCATGCGCGGTCCGACGCGAGCGAAAGTGTTCCTGCCGTTAATGCTGGCGGAAAGTCTCCACGTGATGCAGCCCACCGATCTGCGTGAAATTTCTCAGGCGGCCAGCGGCCAGCCGGTTTATTCCTCAATCAGCGTGCGCGTGAAAGATCCGGCGAAAGTGCAAATGGTCGAAGACGCGGTCAAGAAAAAGGGGTTCGGCACGTTCTCGATTCTCGACGCCAGCCGCGGCCTGCAACAAGTGTTCAAAATCTTATACGCATTCCTGGGAATTTTCGGGAGCTTAGCATTGATCGTGTCGTCGATTGGAATTGTAAATACGCTGGTGATGGCGATTCTGGAACGGCGCCGAGAAATCGGCATCATGAAGGCCATCGGCGCCAGCGACGTCGACATCATGAAGCTTTTCTTCGCGGAAGCCGGCGGCATGGGAATTCTCGGCGGGATGGTGGGCGTGGCGCTCGGGTGGACGATCGGCCAGTTGATCAACTTCGGCACCAATATCTATCTCAAGAGCCAGTCGTTTCCGCCTGAACATTTCTGGGCGGTACCATGGTGGCTGGTAGTGGGAGCCATTGTATTTTCGTTCGCCGTCAGCATGGTTTCGGGCTTATACCCCGCGGGACGAGCCGCCCGGCTTGATCCTGTGCAGGCGCTGCGCTACGAGTAAACTGATTTGCATGATCGGGGCCGCAATCCTGCGCCGCACCTCCGGTGTCGTTTGTTTGTTCGTATTGATCGTTGGCAGTTTGGCCACCGCGCAGAGCCGCATCGACTGCAACGCGATGAAGAGCCGTATCCTGCAGCAGGTGGTTCATTACTGCGTCTATTTGCCGCCAGGCTACGATGCGGGCGGGACGCAGCATGCTCCTGCGCGATATCCTGTGCTCTATTTTCTGCATGGCCTCGGCGACAACGAACGAACTTTGTTCAATAGCGGCGGCTGGACTCTGCTCGACGATCTGCGCAACCAGCACAAGATGGGAGATTTTCTCA from Candidatus Sulfotelmatobacter sp. includes these protein-coding regions:
- a CDS encoding FtsX-like permease family protein, with the protein product MKLPDLAELALRNLRESLLRNSLTTVGISVGVASLVAMLSLGIGLQQLFSRRLAKSGLFDTVLVTSHRDLRGMGREDERNAPAPGESRVLDEPARQEIERLPNVVEAYPDIRFITELRFDDKPHLTMISALPDSAKSNDAFDGMQGSFFSSDTAPEVILQKSFAEELLGKTPARGADEPNVAELAKPLLGKELIMRYAQRDASPAAAPAPSTDTAKFADSSLAAAAYSVVSREQKLKIVGVADLDLESMRGPTRAKVFLPLMLAESLHVMQPTDLREISQAASGQPVYSSISVRVKDPAKVQMVEDAVKKKGFGTFSILDASRGLQQVFKILYAFLGIFGSLALIVSSIGIVNTLVMAILERRREIGIMKAIGASDVDIMKLFFAEAGGMGILGGMVGVALGWTIGQLINFGTNIYLKSQSFPPEHFWAVPWWLVVGAIVFSFAVSMVSGLYPAGRAARLDPVQALRYE